GGCAGGGTCACGCGCACGGTCGTCCCGGCGCCCTCGGTCGAGTCGACGACCAGCCGGCCGTCGTGACGGTCGACGATCTCCTTGGCCGTGACGAGGGACGAGCGCACCTCGGGGGCGAACAGCGCGCGCAGGTCCTCCGCGGAGATGCCGATCCCGTTGTCGACGACGGTCAGCGCCACCCCCTCGGGCGCGGCCTGGGCCGTCACGGAGATGCGACCCCCGCTGGGGGTGTACTTGAGGGCGTTCCCGACCAGGACCAGGATCACCTGCTCGATGCGTTCGCGGTCTGCCTTGACCCGGCGCAGGTGCGGGGCCACCGACACGGTCAGGTCGAGCTCGCGCAGCCGCGCGACCGACTCCAGGGCGCTCTGGCTCTGCCGCACCAGCTCACCGAGGTCGAGATCGACCAGGTCGAGGGCCGCCAGCTCCGACGGGACCGCGGGGCCCTTGTCCGACGGCGGCCGGAGCAGGTCGTCGAGCAGGCTCGCGAGCCGCTCGGCGTTGCGACCGATGGTCCGGACCGC
The genomic region above belongs to Nocardioides coralli and contains:
- a CDS encoding sensor histidine kinase, whose translation is MNGTGTDVSELTKEELVAELSATLEELSRTRDERDLARNRLVANVSQDLRTPLASIQGYVELLEDGELGRLSPTTLSAVRTIGRNAERLASLLDDLLRPPSDKGPAVPSELAALDLVDLDLGELVRQSQSALESVARLRELDLTVSVAPHLRRVKADRERIEQVILVLVGNALKYTPSGGRISVTAQAAPEGVALTVVDNGIGISAEDLRALFAPEVRSSLVTAKEIVDRHDGRLVVDSTEGAGTTVRVTLPAHPGDQGGFAAWRRSHPSPRNGSTNGTNP